The DNA window TCTTGTGCCTCTTGGTGCCAAGTTGTTCAGCAGTTGTTGCTAGTGGGGATGAGGAAGATAGACCTTTTCTCCACAATGATTTTAGCCTCAATGATGCTTGTGTGATAGGCTGGAAGCAAGTCTGGTAACTTGAGAGCACTGCTAACCCCAAGGTTCTTGAGTTGAGGATTCTGGACTTTCTCTACTGGCATCTGAGGGGATACAATGATAAAGGTGGTTTTGGTGGTTTGACTTGTCTGGAAAATGctgcatttattaaactcttgtgtgccaagcattatgctaagtgttggggataaacAGAAAGGCCAAAAAACCGGGTCTCTGTACTAAAGAACCTCACATCCTATTGTGGGAAACAAAATACAAGCAACTGTGTTCAAACAACatataaaggacatataaaagataaattgggGGAGAAAGCCTTCTTATAGGTAGAACTTTATTTGAaatttgaaggaatccagggaagccaggaggagaAAGTTTCAAGAAAGaagagtcagtgaaaatgcctggagtcaagaaatatAGTGTCAAATTTGAGGGATAGCAAGGAGGCAGTGTTATGCCATGCCATGTCTCTTTTCCACTGTTTCACCAGGGAATGAGTGAAGGGgagtattatattttaaaaaacctggaaagggagCATCAACTAATTGTTTCctatgatcataggatcatagatttagacctggaagagaacTTAAGGGTCATCTATTtccagatgaataaactgagtcccagagtgaCTAAGTGACTTGATCGAAGTCATATAGATAATAACTTGCAGAAcagaaatttgaacctaggtcctttgatttcaaaaCCAGTGCTCTATAAGTTATAGTATGGAGCAgggtccattcattcattcattcattcattcattcattcattcattcattcaatcaatcaatcaaccaatcaacaatcgtttattaaatgcctatgttATGCAAAGCCCTGTGACAGAGTTTCTGGAAGTTATAATTTCCTGAATCTACACAACTGTACTAACATTTAATTCATAATCTTCCTAACTTGTCCATAAGAATTACATAagggacattttaaaaatgctttggcAAAAAAGTTGGTAAACTTTATTATGCCATTcttaatatgtaataaatatattacAACGATAAAAAGGATGTGAGTTTAGTCTGATATGATGTATTTTGATGATttgaaatgtttattaactacCTCTTTAATAAATATATCCTAGAATTTTTCTAAGAATTAAACTTAAGCTAGTTGCATGCTCCATTCTCTTCCGACTTTTTGAAAGAATTAATCCAACCCACATCTAGAATACTACTACTGAGGTGAACCCAATGATCATGAAAGAAGCCCTTAACACTTTGGGATCACTTTGATGATTTTCCTGACATCATGCTTAAGTTTGTTTCTTTGCTATAAATTACTCCTACTTCTGTCTTCTggtgccaaacagaacaagtccaatccatcttctatatGACAACCCTCCAAGGACTTGAACACACCTCTGAGTCTTTACTATTCCAGTTGTTCTTCTCTACATGTTCACCAGCTTAAAATTATTGTTCTTAAACTGGAGTACTAAGAACCAAGCAAAATTCTCCTGATGTAATCAGACTAGGTTAGATTATAGAGCAACCtttatctatttattcctatAAGCCATGACTCTCAATGCTGTCCAAATTTGACTAATTCTTTTGGCATTTCTATCATGTTTTTTGTCTCATATTAAGTTTGTAATTCACCATAACCACTAGATGTTTTTCATATAAAATGTTGTCCAACCATACCTACTccatcttatatttgtgaagttAATATTTTAAATCTGTGTGAGCCTTTTGATTTACCcctaataaatttaattttattagattCATCCCATTGTTCTAACCTGTTAAGATCTTTTTAGATCCTATCATCTAGTGTGTTTTGAGATTTACATTTTGTGCAAATCACAGATAAAAATGGTAAACCACACTGGGCCAAGCACAAATTCCTAAGGAATTCCACTGTAGTTCACCTTCCAGGCTGACCTTGAACCTCTAATGACTACTTTTTTAATCAAGCCATTCAATTAGTTCCAAGTCCCTCTAATTATGCATACAGTCTGCATCTTTGTCATAAAGAATAGCATGAGATACTTTATCAgaatactttgctaaaatctgtATCTATCATATCCCCCTTATCCATTAGCTTAAATAACACTTTCAAAACAGGAAATAAGCTTATGCTTActtacatgactttttttttttcaatgaaacttTACTGGCTTTTTGgaatcagtttcctttttttagaTGTTCACttgatattttttaataaattctagATTTTTGACATATAACAATTAATGCTCATCAGCTTATAGTTTTCAgacatattctttccttttttgaaaatcagatcAACACATTGCCTTTACAAAATCCTGTAGTTCCTCTTCAAAATCTTTCAGATATTACTGACTTGGCAATATTATACTCTTTCAGACATTCagcaatatttataatttctttcagtTCTCAAGGATGTAGTTAATCTGAAGACTTGAATTATGCATGTTCAATTAAGTAATCTCTTACAATCTCCTTAATTGAATACTAATTCCTTCTTAGGCAGACTTGATGTCTTCCCCAGTTCAAAGGTCATTCTTTGCCCtagaaaacaaaagtgaaattttAGGAATATACAGTTTTTGCCTCCTACTTTTAGTTATTATTGTTCCATTCTTTCTGATTGGTGGTCTTATCCCTACTCCCAAAATAGACATAAAAACCCAGCTTTTGTTATCATTAGCATCCTTCTCTATTCTCACCTCTTAAActgttactttctttttatttgttttttgtttttttccatataaattttttattattttctagtaacttttttggggtggggcaatgagggttaagtgacttgcccagggtcacacagctagtgtcaagtgtctgaagccagacacttgaactcaggtcctcctgaatccagggtcagtgctttatccactgcaccacctagctgccccatccagttacatttagagatagttttcaacattcgattttataagatttctagtttcaaatttttctccttccctcccttccctcccccctccccaagacagcaagtaatctgatataggttatatatgtagtagttattttcatgtattttgacatatatttgtatgtatttacatatatattttagcaATCTAAGTGAGATGTGTAactttttcagtttcttcagaCAAAATgcacttttcttcctcattagaattatttcattttgtattttcagAATTTAGTTTATGAGATCTGTTCATTTCATCTAGGCTAAATGCCCCAGTATAATCTCAGTACATATGAGTTGGCTCTCCATAGAACACTTTGAAATTAGCCCTCCCTCAAATGGAGAGTTCACGATAGACTTTGCTCATCTTTCCCTGCACTAtcacaaattttaaaaggcaacGATCAAATCCTCCTCCCATTCTTTTTCCATGGGAATTtgacttgcacacacacacacacacacacacacacacagaaaattaaGAGGCAAGTAgttctatcttctctcttttgtctttataaaCTGAATAACAGTcttattccttccattttcacccaaataattataaaaaaccttttgttttccttctttagctttccttaccagattttaactcatcaTCAGCTTTAGTAATTCTGACCCTCTTCTTTCAGGACCGTACCACGATTTTATAGTCATCTTCCTTTCTGTCAGTGTGtggattctttcctttctcagttcATCACCCTTCTGTAGACAGTCTTTAGTCGTAAGCTATTCTGATTGTGAGCTCTTTTGAACTCAGACATGTCTTTGGACAACACACATGCAATCTATCACTTTGCCCAGACTCAAAGTCTTATTAACCAAAGCTTTTACTTCATTAGTATAAAGTAAGGTAAGAAAAGAcataggaaaaagaagaggaagatgagaaggaaggaaggaaggagggaaggaaggaaagaagaaagaaagaaagaaagaaagaaagaaagaaagaaagaaagaaagaaagaaaaaagaaagaaaaagaaaaagaaaaagaaagaaaagaagatattagaaataaatttaggaCCATCCAGTTCAACTCAAACTTAATCAATATTTGCCTTCATAACACATGTGAACAAATAGTCATATAGACTTTTCCTGAAGACTTCCAGTGCCTCCTGAGAATCCTGACCTGACTGTAGCATAGAGTATATAAGGCAGAATAATGGACAGTAAGATTTGAACAAACACTAGagggatgaaaaaaatgaattggaatataacttagaaatattctttttatttttattttactataaagatctttttttaaatgtaaaaaacattttatggACCACCATATGTtaataagaggcagctagatagttcagtggatagagcactgggcctagagtcaggaagaactgagttcagatacaGTCTCAggaattagctgtatgaccctggacaactccactggaaaaggaaatggcaagccactcccatatctttgccaagaaaaccccttggaAGATATGGTCTATAGGGCTGGAGAAAACTGAACAGCAACATatgttaataatgaaaataataatggttCTCACTTTAGTGCTATATGATTTTAAAAGTCCATTACATACATTGCCTTACTTGACCAATAGTAGTTATAATAGAAGTATGCATTCATTAAAACATATGACAAGAGTTAAAATGaaatttgcaaaatatttaaattaatttctattttatcagtTTCTGTAGcatttatatccattttaaagTTTCAATACATGTGTGTGAAATATAATTTCTTAGGTCTATTAAAGATAAATTGGCTTTCTTATTTATATTGAGTCACATGAGGGCTTggtggtctcttccagctttcagAGATTGGGGTCTGGTTGAAGCAATGAAAGTTTCAGCTTTATGGTAGGGATTCTCAGTCCCTGAAGTGTCCAGTTCTAATGGGTTGGGAAACACTGATCAAGCCCAATTTCTTTTgttagaaagaaggaaggtgagGTTcagaaatacaaagtgattttctcTAGCTTAGCACCTTGGGGGAAGAATCAAAATTAGGTTAAAATGTTCTCATTCATTATAATACTTTGCTATCTTCTTAAAACAAGTATAAATTAAGTGTTTGATATGTTTGGTTTGAGTTTCAGGTGGACATACAAAGCATACAGGAGGAAGAACTAGGTCTTAAGGCAGAAATTATAGAAGAGACTGAAAAATTGGGGAGCATTACATAGACTTCTGAGCAATCTTCATAGTTATGAGAGTGCATGGAATTGTCAAGGAGAAATTATATGCAGAGGCTAGAAAAGGACATATGTCAAAATCTTGAAGGATATTCATATCTTGAGGCTTAGATCAGGACAAGGTATCAGAAAGAGAACAGTCACACAAGGTAGAAGAACCTGGACAGAACAGTGTCAATGGGATGCAAGAGACAGAGTATTCATAAGGAAAAGGACAGtaagcaatataaaatatattttaaaatgtcaaggaGAATCAATATTGTGGGAAAGTTCATGGATTTGCTAAATAAGAGGTCGCTGTTGACATTAGAGATAGTAGTTTCAGTAAAATTGTGGAACTCAAATTCATATTACTAAAGCCTTAAAAGTcataaggaaatggagaaagtGACTATAGACTATACTTTAAAGTTTAGTAGTGAATGGGAAGGAGTGATAAAGAATGATCACTTGAGAATACAGGGTGAaggacagtttttaaaaattgtgtttagAAAGGAAAAGACTCAATATTTGAGGCAAAGAATCAATAGTCCTtggaacaatcaatcaacaacatttattaagcatttattatgtaccagggactgtgctatgaactggagatacaaacaaaaGCCAAAAGCAGTACATGCCTTCAAACTTACCTTGTATTGAGGGATGTACAAAGTATGTACATACTTTGGTATGTATGCACCATACATAGTAGCTGGGATTTGGAAAAGAACACACTAGCAGCTGAGATAGTATCTCAGCTGAGTGTTGAAGGAATCCAAAGAATTTGAGAGTCAGAGATTAGGAAGAAAACCATTCCAAGCCTGGGGAATAGCCATTATAAAGACATGAAGGCAGGAGATGTAGTTTTGAGTGTGAGGAAAAGCAAGTGGGATAGCATCACTAAAGCACAGAGTATGTGTTGAGGGACAGTAATGTGAAAGgaggctagaaagataggaatGTATCAGATtgtaaagagatttaaatgccaaacagaggagctaatatttgatcccagagttaataaggagccattgaagtttactgagtaaggGAGAAGACATGGTCAGAtatgcattttaggaaaatcactttggcagttgtgtgaaggatgcattggagttgggagacaATTAAAAGAAGTCCAATTAgaagtctattgcaatagtcctggTAAGAAGTTATGAAGACCTAAAGTAGAGTAGTTGCTGTATGAGTGGATAAAAGGAAATGTAttgagatattgtgaaggtagaaatagcaagatCTGGCAATTGATTGCATATTATAGGATAAGATTGAGGAGTGATCCCAAAGTGGCAAGactgggtaactggaaggatatTAGGACcctcaataataataaagaaattcagaaaagcagagaATTTAGGGGTTGAGTTGGTTTTGAATATGCTGATTTTTACATGTCTCTAAGATGTTTaatttgaaatgttcaataaatatctggTGATGTGGGACATTAGTTCAGCATTAGAGCAAGAAGAATCATCTGAAGAGGGGTGATAATTTAACCCATGGGAGCTAGTGGTattaccaaattagaaatcataagaagaaaaaagagaaggaccTAAGACAAAGTCTTAGGGTGGGATACTTGTAGTTAGTGGATGTTATGATATTGaaggggaacaaaaaaaaattgatcagtctggagaaccaagagagaaaggGGTATAATTAAAATCCAGAGATGAGAGAATATTAAGGATAATAAGCTGGTCAACTATGTTAAAGGCTATGAGAGGTCAAGAAGACTGAAGATTGAGAAGAGAATATTAAATTtgataattaagagatcattagtaattttTGAGAGAGTAGCTTCAaatgaatgatgagatcagaagccattTAAAGAGTTTAGAAGGGAATGAGATGAGAGGAACTGGAGActtttttcaagtagtttagtTAATAATGTCCCAGAAGAAGGCTTAGGTGGAAGAGTTAGTCTTGACAAAAACTCAAATTTCATCTGAAACTTGAGCAAAGAAAAGTTCAGGACTCCTGGAAAGGGTGTTTTTATTAAGTCAATAACACAATACTGagaatttttttccagattatttatttcctttggtAGCTGGGCTAGTAAGCTTGATTGTCTGAAAATGAAAAGTGGGTTCTGAATTGGTCAAGAGAAAGAACACTAAAAATCAAGATTGCCTGATAAGGAAAAACTTCACCTGCTTAACAATTTTTATGGgtgatatttaaaaattttcctaacGGCAAAGTGTCTGGATTCATAGAAGATATTAGTGAAGAATTTGTGCCCTTGGATGGAGCCTCTTTCATTATCTTCCCTGATTTCTATGTCCTTGTATCCTTAGGGCATTGGTCCATCAGAGGCAATGAAACCAGAGAATCAAACTTCATCCTCAGACTTCATCTTGTTGGGCCTCCTTGTGGACAAGAAGGTCACAGGAGTGGTCTTTGCTATAATCTTTTCCATCTTTGTGGTGGCTCTAACAGCCAATATGGTTATGATATTCCTAATTCAAGTGGACTCCCATCTACATACCCCCATGTACTTCCTGCTTAGCCAGCTCTCTATTATGGATACCCTCTTCATTTGCACCACTGTGCCTAAGCTCCTGGTAGACATGGTATCTGAGGAAAAAACAATTTCCTTTGTGGGTTGTggaattcagatttttctttatCTGACCATGATTGGTTCTGAGTTTTTTCTCCTGGGGCTCATGGCTTATGACCGTTATGTGGCTGTCTGTAATCCCTTGAGATACCCAGTCCTCATGAACCGTAGAATGTGTCTTCTTTTGGCTGCAGGTTCCTGGTTTGGTGGTTCCTTGGATGGTTTCCTCCTCACACCCATCACAATGAATGTCCCTTACTGTGACTCTCAAACCATCAATCATTTCTTCTGTGAGATCCCTGCAATCCTCAAACTAGCCTGTGCAGACACATCCCTCTATGAAACCCTcatgtatatatgttgtgtgtTAATGCTGCTCATTcccatctctatcatctctacctCCTACTCTCTCATCTTGCTCACAGTACACCGTATGCATTCATCAGAAAGTCAAAAGAAAGCCTTTACCACATGTTCTTCCCACCTGACTGTGGTCAGCATCATCTATGGAGCTGCATTCTATACATATGTGCTGCCTATATCCTACCATACCCCTGAGAAGGACAAGGTGGTATCAGCCTTTTATACCATCGTTACACCCATGCTTAACCCTTTGATCTATAGTCTCAGGAACAAGGATGTCATGGGAGCACTGAAGAAAGTCTTATTAAAATGTTCCCCCATACAgaaaattacagcaagtgatgCTTAACATCAGTGACCACTTTATAGTGTTCACAGTTTCAGACCACATAAAGATGGCAGGGTGGGTATAACCACCAGTGATGATGCCTTTTGCCTTCCAGTCACTCTTTCCCCAAAAAACCCTGTAGCACTAGATCCCATGGCAGGAAAAATTATAAGAAGGAGTATCTTTCTTGATTATCTTCTCTTTGCTTCTTCTTGACCCTGGAAGGTGCCTGATAGGAATAATAACTTGTATATTCACACTGCCATGAGCTCAGAGTAATCGATTATAAGCTTTCATGACTACCATGATTTACCATATGTGTCACAACTTCATACTAACATCTTCTGGGTCCTACCATATGCCCTGTTCATATGCCTGGGCACTGTCACCTGACCTGCTTTTAAACCCTAAGGAACTTTTTCATTTGCCCAAATATTCACCCTTAGGATTTCTGGGCCTTTTCATCTGTCTTGTAGCTAAAGTCTTTAATATGTGTTATCCTCTCTAATTAGCATGAACTCCTTTGgaatatctaatttttaaaagttgtattcccagcacttagcagagtacttAACAagctagcacttaataaattattttgtgttCATTCTTTCAGTCATAGATTCCATCAGCACCATCATCACTATTGCTAGTCACAAAACTACCGAATGATCAAAATCATCTCAAACAACTTCAAGTGTGCCTCAGCTTCATCAAAGATGCAGGAAGAGTTTGAGTGGTTGACAAttacttggggttttttttgttgttgttttggtttggttttttactgCTTGAGTATAAGAATATTTGTCCCATCTGGAATCTTTAAACCCAGAAATGATCAGGCTATTCATAATTAATGTGTCCAGGGTGGCATCCCTTcaccataaaaagaaagaaaagtttcagtaggtatagatgtgtgtgtgtgtgtgtgtgtgtgtgtgtgtgatatctaATCCAGGGACAAGTGATGATGATgtatgcaaatacacagaagtggGAAAGGCTAAAATGAGGCTAAAAAGTTGTGAGTATACCAATTTGACTGAAGTATGGGGCTATTGAAGGGTAGAGCCAGAATGGTAGATTGGAgccaaaatgtttcctttttttctttttttgtgtggcattgagggttaagtgacttgcccaggttcacacagctaataagtggtaagtgttggaggccagacctgaactcaggtcctccttatccactgcaccacctagctgcccctgaatgtttcctttttttaggtAATAGATAGCTGGAAGTTGATGAGGAAATGAATGACATAGTCATATTATGCAGTAGGAAATTGACAATCAGATGGCAGATGAGACCGGATTGGTGAGAGAGAAGCTAAAATTGAGGTTTTAAGACTAGGTGAGATGACATTGATGGCATCAATAGAATTAAGGAAACTAGGAAATGAGATAGGTTTAGATGGAAGTGCTTAGAAGGAGATTCCTGAGTATTGCAAATAGCTCATTTTGGAAGCTTTAGAGATAGAGAGAAGCTACAAGAAAAATACAGGGGAATCTCCATTGTACATCTGGCATTTACACTTttgctaaataaaaaaaaaatctgtttggaGAATGGAAAACTGAAACAACATTCTTCAGTTGCAGCTTTTAAGAAACTAGGTTTCCTAAAGGGATGAAATGAATTGGCAGCATTAGGGATTTTCCCTTTGCCTCAGTATTTTTGGTTGTATTCATTTGTGCAGATGGACACCTTCTTAATTATATCTTTAGCCATTTTCTTACCTATGTCCTCTTCATCCCTCCAAATAAACCTCAgagacacaacaacaacaaaacaggaaAACTGCGACTACATCTTATAAAGAAAAgctagagaagaaggaaaagcacTGGCACTGCAATTCTATGTTCCTTTGACATGGGGaggaattggtttttttttaccattttatctactctctgccatcttgtggCCATATAGTAGTATAACATTGGCCAGATAATTGGTGCTTGTGTAGGTTGCTTTCTATAACCTTGTAGGATTTAATATTGGAAGCTTCAAGAATGTCATGTTGAATGATTCTCCAAAGTTCATGTCCCAAGTTCAAGATATTACCCAAATTCAATAGcgtatagcaaaaaaaaaaaaaaaatgttgggctAGCAAATATATTGGGAGGGAAATATAGCTGGAGGAGAAATACCTCAAGGCACAGTAGAATAAACCTTCATTTTTGAGAGTTTTCCACTCCTGCTGGCTGAATACCATAGTAAAACTTCAATCCATGGGATCCTATCTAGCCTTTCACAAAACCCTGCGAAAACTGTTCTCCCCAAATGTACATGTAAGACATAACTTGGGAAGTTTATCATTAGGACTCCTATACTCTAATAGACTCAGGTGGTGTATCCATCTGACTAATCTGTCAGACTGGACTAGAAAACCTGGATTTTAGCCCTAGGACAATGGTTCTAaattagtccaaccccctaatattgtagatgaggaaattgaggcttatagAGATTAAAAGCTTTGTTCATATAGATAATAAGTGAGTGACAGAATTTGCAGAATAAGTGAGATATAG is part of the Dromiciops gliroides isolate mDroGli1 chromosome 4, mDroGli1.pri, whole genome shotgun sequence genome and encodes:
- the LOC122754890 gene encoding olfactory receptor 2T11-like; protein product: MKPENQTSSSDFILLGLLVDKKVTGVVFAIIFSIFVVALTANMVMIFLIQVDSHLHTPMYFLLSQLSIMDTLFICTTVPKLLVDMVSEEKTISFVGCGIQIFLYLTMIGSEFFLLGLMAYDRYVAVCNPLRYPVLMNRRMCLLLAAGSWFGGSLDGFLLTPITMNVPYCDSQTINHFFCEIPAILKLACADTSLYETLMYICCVLMLLIPISIISTSYSLILLTVHRMHSSESQKKAFTTCSSHLTVVSIIYGAAFYTYVLPISYHTPEKDKVVSAFYTIVTPMLNPLIYSLRNKDVMGALKKVLLKCSPIQKITASDA